Proteins encoded within one genomic window of Rossellomorea vietnamensis:
- a CDS encoding glycosyltransferase family 4 protein: protein MKKKILYIQPYASHVGGVDSVLLQLIDGLNKNIYEPFVVLPNQSPYVEKYQKLGATVLFEPLAVFGKPTSWKYYIENFYILIKSIGRLKKIVKNHKIDLIHSHKMELMGGNIVGKILNVPTVQTIHELPRNPLIAYKAVGYLNHLFNDAVIVLCNRSKSVMEWGRLKSNKVRKIYNGISIKDNNPLGSNIREELNLSKEDKIAITVARLSPMKGIEFLLDAANELKKENPNLKFVIIGDVAFEHEKEYKEVLINKSKKLNLEGTVFFLGLRRDVPSLLNQSDIFILPSVYDIFPTVILEAMSCSIPIVGTDVGGVPEMVRNNTGIIVPASDSRKLAQGVKEILNNDYKLMGKNGRELLEREFTQEKYVSQTVEIYEGLLKIGDSYE from the coding sequence ATGAAAAAGAAAATATTGTATATCCAGCCATATGCAAGCCATGTTGGAGGAGTAGACTCAGTATTACTTCAACTTATTGATGGGTTGAATAAAAATATTTATGAGCCTTTTGTAGTTTTACCTAATCAGAGTCCTTATGTAGAAAAGTATCAAAAATTAGGAGCTACAGTACTATTTGAACCATTAGCGGTTTTTGGTAAACCTACTAGCTGGAAATATTATATTGAAAATTTTTATATACTAATTAAATCAATTGGTCGTTTGAAAAAAATTGTAAAAAATCATAAAATTGATCTGATACATTCCCATAAAATGGAGTTGATGGGAGGGAATATAGTGGGTAAAATCCTTAACGTTCCTACTGTACAGACTATACATGAATTACCTAGAAATCCACTCATAGCGTATAAAGCTGTAGGATATTTAAACCATCTATTTAATGACGCTGTAATAGTTCTATGTAATCGTAGCAAATCAGTGATGGAGTGGGGGCGACTTAAGTCCAATAAAGTTAGAAAAATATATAATGGTATTAGCATAAAGGACAATAACCCATTAGGATCTAATATAAGAGAAGAGTTGAACCTTTCAAAAGAAGACAAAATTGCTATAACGGTTGCGAGACTCTCTCCAATGAAAGGAATCGAGTTTTTATTAGACGCTGCAAACGAATTGAAGAAAGAAAACCCTAATTTAAAGTTTGTGATAATTGGTGATGTGGCTTTTGAACACGAAAAAGAATATAAAGAAGTTTTAATTAATAAATCTAAAAAATTAAATTTAGAGGGTACAGTATTTTTCTTAGGTTTGAGAAGAGATGTCCCTTCCCTACTTAATCAATCAGATATTTTTATTTTACCATCCGTTTATGATATTTTTCCTACAGTAATCCTTGAAGCAATGAGTTGTAGCATTCCTATAGTCGGTACAGACGTCGGTGGTGTACCTGAAATGGTTAGAAATAACACAGGAATTATTGTACCCGCTTCTGATAGTAGAAAATTAGCCCAAGGGGTCAAGGAAATATTGAACAATGACTATAAATTAATGGGTAAAAATGGAAGGGAATTATTGGAAAGAGAATTCACTCAAGAAAAATATGTATCTCAGACTGTAGAAATTTATGAAGGCCTATTAAAAATAGGTGATAGTTATGAATAA
- a CDS encoding glycosyltransferase family 4 protein, with protein sequence MRKKKIVFVINYFYPDLASTGQLLTELCLNLQKDFEITVIAAQPGYAGEYSNTSKIFAKDKLENIRVIRLRLPNVDKTSKVSRIKYIFTYFILANVALLKENSIDAIYTISQPPVLGGLIGSIGKFFKRSKHIYNIQDFNPEQAMAVSYTNKQFIFNWAKKVDKLSCSYSDCVIVVGNDMKQTLKDRFGSNKTPNHVVINNWTDEDEIKPLSKYETKITHFLKDNELENKFIIMYSGNIGLYYDLENIIKISQHFKDYKDLAFVFIGEGAVKSEMQSYIRENNISNVHFLPYQPKEFIKYSLNAADVHLVVNQKGIKGVSVPSKIYGVMAAGKPILGVLEKDSEAEILISKSNSGHVVEPQDYEGIIEKVEYYYQMDKADLKILGDNGRDYLDKYLKRDISINKYRKTLHEVINS encoded by the coding sequence TTGAGGAAAAAGAAGATAGTATTTGTAATTAATTATTTTTATCCTGACTTAGCTTCTACTGGTCAGTTACTTACTGAATTATGTTTGAATTTACAAAAGGATTTTGAGATCACTGTAATAGCGGCTCAACCAGGGTATGCTGGTGAATATTCAAATACCTCAAAAATATTTGCAAAAGATAAATTAGAGAATATTCGAGTTATTCGTTTACGTTTGCCAAATGTGGATAAAACTTCTAAGGTAAGTAGAATAAAGTACATATTTACTTATTTCATATTAGCAAATGTTGCTCTTTTAAAGGAAAATAGTATCGATGCAATTTATACTATATCTCAACCACCTGTGTTGGGCGGGTTAATAGGGTCTATAGGAAAGTTTTTTAAACGCTCAAAACATATTTACAACATTCAAGATTTTAATCCAGAACAAGCTATGGCTGTAAGCTATACGAATAAACAGTTTATTTTCAATTGGGCAAAAAAGGTAGATAAGTTGAGTTGTAGTTACTCGGATTGTGTGATTGTTGTAGGGAATGATATGAAACAAACTCTTAAAGATCGCTTTGGTTCTAATAAAACTCCAAACCACGTAGTTATTAATAACTGGACAGATGAGGATGAAATTAAACCACTCTCTAAATATGAAACTAAAATCACACACTTTCTCAAAGATAATGAATTAGAGAATAAATTTATCATCATGTATTCTGGTAATATTGGGCTTTATTATGACCTTGAAAATATTATTAAAATATCTCAACACTTTAAGGATTATAAAGACCTTGCCTTTGTCTTTATAGGGGAAGGTGCAGTAAAGTCTGAAATGCAGTCTTACATTAGAGAGAATAATATATCAAACGTTCATTTCTTACCTTATCAACCAAAAGAATTTATCAAATACTCTTTAAATGCTGCTGATGTTCATTTAGTAGTCAATCAAAAAGGTATCAAAGGTGTTTCAGTTCCAAGTAAAATATACGGTGTCATGGCAGCTGGTAAACCGATTCTTGGAGTATTGGAAAAAGATAGTGAGGCTGAAATTCTTATTTCTAAAAGTAATTCTGGCCATGTGGTAGAGCCTCAAGATTATGAAGGAATAATTGAAAAAGTTGAATACTATTACCAAATGGATAAGGCAGACCTGAAAATTTTAGGTGACAATGGTAGAGATTATCTAGATAAATACTTAAAGAGAGATATTTCCATTAATAAATATAGAAAAACATTACATGAGGTTATAAATTCATAA
- a CDS encoding sugar phosphate nucleotidyltransferase, translating into MRLVLLSGGSGKRLWPLSNDTRSKQFLKVLEGKEAKSQSMVQRVWGQLETVGLSDSAVIATSKMQRDMIHSQLGTNVPLIIEPERRDTFPAIALAASYLYSAENTSIDEVISVLPVDPYVEDKFFDKVRELESVLKETDADLVLMGVTPTYPSSKYGYIVPHEKSNKKHFKVGRFTEKPSEEKAQSLIELDALWNCGVFAFRLGYILDVLREKGLPIYYEELIQEYNQLPKISFDYEVVENAKHIVALPYEGYWKDLGTWNTLTEEMDTNQIGKGILSEDNVNTHLVNELDIPVTVIGAKDLVVAASPDGILVADKASSPRIKEYIGGITQPPMYEERIWGWSRVLDYAKYKDGPEMVTKRICIHAGKNSSYHCHNLRDEVWTIVKGEGELALDDHLTRVKAGDTIHLPAGKRHGIKAITDLEFIEVQSGVTITEEDFTRLYFTWEEVLENFQASKSKMISY; encoded by the coding sequence ATGAGGTTAGTATTATTATCAGGAGGATCAGGTAAGCGATTATGGCCACTTTCTAATGATACACGATCAAAACAATTTTTAAAGGTGTTAGAGGGTAAAGAAGCAAAAAGTCAATCAATGGTTCAAAGAGTATGGGGCCAACTTGAAACGGTGGGGTTAAGTGATTCTGCTGTAATCGCCACTTCAAAAATGCAGCGAGATATGATCCATAGTCAATTGGGAACAAATGTACCTTTAATTATTGAGCCTGAACGCCGTGATACATTTCCTGCAATTGCACTTGCAGCATCTTATCTATACTCAGCTGAAAACACTTCAATTGATGAAGTAATTTCAGTACTTCCAGTCGATCCATATGTAGAAGATAAGTTTTTTGATAAAGTAAGAGAGTTAGAATCAGTTCTAAAAGAAACTGATGCTGATCTCGTTCTAATGGGCGTAACTCCAACTTACCCATCCTCAAAGTACGGTTATATTGTCCCTCACGAAAAAAGTAATAAAAAGCACTTTAAGGTAGGTAGATTTACAGAAAAGCCTAGTGAAGAGAAAGCACAATCGTTAATTGAACTTGATGCACTTTGGAACTGCGGTGTATTTGCGTTCAGGTTAGGTTATATTTTAGATGTCTTGAGAGAAAAAGGTCTTCCAATATACTATGAAGAACTTATTCAAGAATACAATCAACTTCCTAAAATTAGCTTTGATTATGAAGTAGTGGAAAATGCGAAGCATATTGTTGCACTACCATATGAGGGATATTGGAAAGACCTTGGTACCTGGAATACATTGACCGAAGAAATGGATACTAATCAAATTGGTAAAGGAATACTTTCAGAAGATAATGTAAACACACACTTAGTAAACGAACTGGATATTCCTGTAACAGTTATAGGGGCTAAGGATCTTGTAGTAGCTGCCAGTCCTGATGGGATTCTTGTAGCGGACAAGGCATCTAGCCCTAGAATAAAGGAATACATCGGTGGAATCACTCAGCCCCCAATGTACGAAGAGCGTATTTGGGGTTGGTCACGAGTGTTAGATTACGCTAAATATAAGGATGGGCCAGAAATGGTTACGAAGCGCATTTGCATTCATGCCGGTAAAAACTCTAGCTATCATTGTCATAATTTAAGAGATGAAGTGTGGACCATTGTTAAAGGTGAAGGTGAGCTAGCTCTAGACGATCACTTGACACGAGTAAAAGCGGGGGATACTATTCACTTACCTGCGGGAAAAAGACATGGAATAAAGGCAATTACAGATTTGGAATTCATTGAAGTACAATCAGGAGTAACGA
- a CDS encoding putative colanic acid biosynthesis acetyltransferase, with protein MNKINLNNYNQDWYSRGKSSFVVLIWWFVQGTLFRFSLHNMFKWRNFLLRMFGAEIEKGVKIRASAKFTYPWKVSIGEYSWVGDNVQLYSLDEIKIGSNCVISQESYLCTGSHNIKDPHFGLITKPIIIMDGAWIASDVFVYPGVTVHEMGVVAARSTVLKNVPANQVYAGSPAKYVKNRFKEDELF; from the coding sequence ATGAATAAAATTAATTTAAATAATTATAATCAAGACTGGTACTCTCGTGGGAAAAGTAGCTTCGTTGTATTAATTTGGTGGTTTGTTCAAGGTACTTTATTTAGATTTTCTTTGCATAATATGTTTAAATGGCGAAATTTTTTATTAAGAATGTTCGGAGCTGAAATTGAAAAAGGAGTTAAGATTCGGGCAAGCGCAAAATTTACATATCCATGGAAGGTTTCTATCGGTGAATATTCTTGGGTTGGCGATAATGTCCAATTATACAGTCTTGACGAAATTAAAATAGGGAGTAACTGTGTAATTTCACAAGAGTCTTATCTTTGTACAGGTAGTCACAATATTAAAGACCCACACTTTGGTTTAATAACTAAACCTATAATAATTATGGATGGAGCTTGGATTGCTAGTGATGTGTTTGTATATCCAGGAGTAACAGTTCATGAAATGGGAGTTGTAGCAGCACGTAGCACGGTTCTAAAAAACGTACCTGCTAACCAAGTTTATGCAGGATCACCAGCAAAATATGTTAAAAATCGATTTAAGGAAGATGAACTATTTTGA